A genome region from Gemmatimonadota bacterium includes the following:
- a CDS encoding glutamine--tRNA ligase/YqeY domain fusion protein, whose translation MTHDPASPATPSTPAPAPASAPSPAPASAPRSNFIREMVADDVASGKFGRAVCTRFPPEPNGYLHIGHSKSLVLNFGLARDFGGKCNLRFDDTNPFTEDLKYVNAIKDDIRWLGFEWDNEFYASDYFEPLYDIAVKLVKEGKAYVDSQNEEEIRTGRGTVTTPGTDSPYRARTPDENLDLLERMKAGEFEDGAHVLRAKIDMAHPNMIMRDPLLLRIRKASHYRRGDAWCIYPLYDFAHGLSDAIEGITHSLCTLEFKDNRDIYDWLVREAGFVRPPEQTEFARLQIDYTVMSKRKFLRLVNEGHVAGWDDPRMPTIAGLRRRGVTPEAIKSFAESVGVARSDARTELAKFEHAIRDDLNMRVPRVLCVLKPLKVVLTNYPDDLVEELDAPYYPHDVPKEGSRTLPFSREIWIDRDDFMEDPPKKFFRLAPGREVRLRYGYLITCTEVIKDSSGNVVELRCTYDPATKGGNTPDGRKVQGTIHWVSARHAIACEVRLYDRLFAVADPDAVEEGKDFISALNPNSLVVVPNAYVEPSTANDEAGSRYQFERTGYFVHDAVASAEGGMPVYNRTVTLRDSWEKEKGKG comes from the coding sequence GTGACCCACGATCCTGCCTCGCCCGCCACGCCGAGCACCCCGGCGCCCGCTCCCGCCTCGGCGCCTTCGCCGGCGCCGGCTTCCGCGCCGCGCAGCAACTTCATCCGCGAGATGGTCGCGGACGACGTCGCCTCGGGGAAGTTCGGCCGCGCCGTCTGCACGCGCTTCCCGCCCGAGCCCAACGGCTACCTGCACATCGGGCACTCCAAGTCGCTCGTCCTCAACTTCGGGCTGGCCCGCGACTTTGGCGGCAAGTGCAACCTGCGCTTCGACGACACCAACCCGTTCACCGAAGACCTCAAGTACGTCAACGCCATCAAGGACGACATCCGATGGCTGGGCTTCGAGTGGGACAACGAGTTCTACGCCTCCGACTACTTCGAGCCGCTGTATGACATCGCGGTGAAGCTGGTGAAGGAGGGGAAGGCGTATGTCGATTCGCAGAACGAGGAGGAGATCCGCACCGGACGCGGGACCGTCACCACGCCGGGGACCGACTCGCCGTATCGCGCGCGCACCCCTGACGAGAACCTCGACCTGCTCGAGCGGATGAAGGCGGGGGAGTTCGAGGACGGGGCGCACGTGCTGCGGGCCAAGATCGACATGGCGCACCCCAACATGATCATGCGCGACCCGCTGCTGCTGCGGATCCGCAAGGCGTCGCATTACCGCCGCGGCGATGCCTGGTGCATCTACCCGCTGTACGACTTTGCCCACGGGCTCAGCGACGCCATCGAGGGGATCACGCACTCGTTATGCACGCTGGAGTTCAAGGACAACCGCGACATCTACGACTGGCTCGTGCGCGAGGCCGGCTTCGTGCGGCCGCCGGAGCAGACCGAGTTCGCCCGCCTGCAGATCGACTACACCGTCATGTCCAAGCGGAAGTTCCTCCGCCTGGTGAATGAAGGGCACGTGGCCGGGTGGGACGATCCGCGCATGCCGACCATCGCCGGGCTGCGCCGCCGCGGCGTGACGCCGGAAGCGATCAAGAGCTTCGCCGAGAGCGTGGGCGTGGCGCGTTCGGACGCTCGGACGGAGCTCGCCAAGTTCGAGCACGCCATCCGCGACGACCTCAACATGCGCGTCCCGCGCGTGCTCTGCGTGCTCAAGCCGCTCAAGGTGGTGCTCACCAACTACCCCGACGATCTGGTCGAGGAGTTGGACGCCCCGTACTACCCGCACGACGTCCCCAAGGAAGGGTCGCGCACGCTCCCGTTCTCCAGGGAGATCTGGATCGATCGCGACGACTTCATGGAAGATCCGCCGAAGAAGTTCTTCCGGCTGGCCCCAGGGCGCGAAGTGCGCCTGCGCTACGGCTACCTGATCACCTGCACCGAGGTCATCAAGGACTCGTCAGGCAACGTGGTGGAGCTGCGCTGCACCTACGATCCGGCCACGAAGGGAGGGAACACCCCCGACGGCCGCAAGGTGCAGGGGACGATCCACTGGGTCTCGGCACGTCATGCGATCGCCTGCGAGGTGCGCTTGTACGATCGCCTCTTCGCCGTCGCCGATCCCGACGCGGTGGAAGAGGGGAAGGACTTCATCTCGGCGCTCAACCCGAACTCGCTGGTGGTGGTGCCGAACGCCTACGTGGAGCCGAGCACGGCAAACGACGAGGCGGGGTCGCGCTATCAGTTCGAGCGCACGGGGTACTTCGTGCACGACGCCGTGGCGTCAGCCGAGGGGGGGATGCCGGTGTACAACCGCACGGTGACGCTGCGCGATAGCTGGGAGAAGGAGAAGGGGAAGGGATAG
- a CDS encoding response regulator, which produces MKRILIVEDNVDLASGLRRNLEVEGHKATVAGTAAAAIETAMRESPDLLVLDLGLPDRDGYYVLEQLRSRGCSAPVLILSARGLEADKVRGFRLGADDYVTKPFGVVELMARIGAHLRRASADEGPATNGALGDDALQQRFGLTDRQVEVARLLAQGLSNAEIAEALGLSTYTARNHTEAVLLKLGASTRARVGAILRGQA; this is translated from the coding sequence ATGAAGCGTATCCTCATCGTCGAAGACAACGTCGACCTCGCGAGTGGGTTGAGGCGGAACCTCGAGGTCGAAGGGCACAAGGCGACCGTCGCCGGCACCGCGGCGGCCGCCATCGAGACCGCCATGCGTGAGTCCCCCGACCTCCTCGTCCTCGACCTCGGCCTCCCCGACCGCGACGGCTACTACGTGCTCGAGCAGCTGCGCTCGCGCGGCTGCAGCGCGCCCGTGCTGATCCTGAGTGCGCGCGGGCTGGAGGCCGACAAGGTCAGGGGATTCCGCCTGGGGGCCGATGACTACGTCACCAAGCCGTTCGGGGTGGTCGAGCTCATGGCGCGCATCGGTGCGCACCTGCGGCGCGCCAGCGCCGACGAAGGGCCGGCGACCAATGGCGCGTTAGGCGACGACGCATTGCAGCAGCGATTCGGCCTCACCGACCGGCAGGTCGAGGTGGCGCGTTTGCTGGCGCAGGGATTGTCGAACGCCGAGATCGCCGAGGCACTGGGGTTGAGCACGTACACGGCCCGAAATCATACCGAGGCGGTGCTGCTCAAGCTGGGCGCGTCCACGCGGGCGCGGGTGGGCGCGATCCTGCGTGGGCAGGCATGA